CTCGCAAGCATAGCATAACATTGCATGTCACCATTAAATTGTATACAATATGATATAGTTGATTAACATTTGGACACTTGCTTTGTAGAATTGGGATAAGTGAAAAGGGTTCGGCTACTGTGAAGCTTAGTGTGTCCATGGTTCCTGGTCACTCCTCAATGCCTCCCAGAGAGTCCAGTATTGGGATCTTGGCTGCAGCAGTCAAAAGGTGATATTCTTCAAATTaagattacaaaaatatatatatatatgtttagctACAGtctacatttactttttttgtatCACTCTTCAAACTAAATCTAATACTTTAATTATGTCATGCTATTGCTTAGACTAGAGGAAAACCCTATGCCCAGATTATTTGGTCACGGGCCTGAACGTGGAACATTTGAGCATCTGGCTCACAAGGTAAGAGGAACTAGCTCTGTGTCCATCATTGCCATCACTTTAACAGCATATTACATCTTTAATGTTGTTACACCGTTACTTATTCTTATTTTTCAGTTCGGACTTCCAATGAAGTTCATAATGTCAAATTTGTGGCTGTTTGCCCCACTCTTAGGCAGGTAACTACGTCGTAAAATGAATTTAGCACATTTTCTTCTGATTGTGCCCATTGGAATGATTAATTTATCATGTTTTATGTTACAGGGTACTTGAAAGAAAACCAGACACGAATGCGTTTGTGAGGACAACTACAGCGGTCACCATGTTTAATGCAGGAGTTAAGGTACAGTTATTTATTCTGAAATGTAGGATCACTCACAGGATTTGATTGTGAATTGGATGGCAAGCCTTTCAGTTTTCCTGAGCACAAACTTAAATTCTTTCCCACCACATAGGTGAATATCATCCCGTCCCTCGCTGAAGCTTATGTAAATCTACGAATCCACTCGGCACAGTCCCTCCGAGAGGTAGTCAGCAGTTTGATTCTCCTGTTTGAGAATTCATTATGTATCTTCAtgaatattttgagttaaattCGATGTTTTCCGTCACGTCGAGGTCCTGGACCTCGTCCGGTCCACAGTGGGGGACCAACGAGTGAAGCTAGAGCTTGTTGATGGATTTGACCCCTTGCCTGTGAGCTCTATGGATGAGACGTCGTTTGGCTACCAAATCATTAAGAAAACTGTGTTGGACGTGTTTCCAACTGTTACAGTGGCTCCAGGTATAATCCAGATGGACTTAATGGTTTAAAAATGCAGTTGGTTCAGTCAAAATATTCAATAACTGTTCTAATCTATTGTTTCTATGTTCAGGTATCTGTATTGGGAACACAGACAGTCGACACTTTAAAGACCTGACGAATGATATTTATCGCTTCGCCCCTATCTGGTTTAAACCCGGTGATGCCCAAAGGTAAGATCTAGTTCGTCTAGTATTGGATAACTATTGTCTTAATAAAGCCTGCTGCAGAGAGAATAATAAACTGCGTTACCAGGGTGATATCTGGCATACTAGGAGGCCAAATGATCCAAAAGAGCTTTCTGCTGTTGGCAACACTTTTAAGTCACACACTTGTACTGTTCAGACTGTTGAACAACTACAATGTTAAGAGTTTTTTGTATGGAAACAACTTTAAACCCAGTTTGCCACTCAGCTTTGGTGATTTAAAAAGCACCCTTATTAAAGGATCCTGCAAGAATAGCGCAAGGAAATTGTATCACGGAAACATATTGTCTCTTCTTTCGATTCCataagttgtttttctttctttttttaaagattccaTGGCATCAATGAACGGATTTCCAAAAAGAACTACGAGGAGCTTGTCGTATTTTACTTCAGTCTGATTAAAAACTGTGACATTCAGAAGCTCCCTACGCCTCACGGCTCTATCCATGAACTTTAAGGAATAGACGGT
The genomic region above belongs to Pseudoliparis swirei isolate HS2019 ecotype Mariana Trench chromosome 9, NWPU_hadal_v1, whole genome shotgun sequence and contains:
- the pm20d1.2 gene encoding N-fatty-acyl-amino acid synthase/hydrolase PM20D1.2, whose translation is MTDSGTKFKIFKFLKIILSSLLITALLLFTIASIRTLSLDVNVGLKLARWEKTSNISLVIDDPQREQLLAHFKEAIRIPTVSFSGEESNTTALLEFDSFLRKAFPTVFSSSLVRHELVANYSHLFWVPGLQSVLVPYLLLAHIDVVPASESDGWEAPPFSAKEIDGFIYGRGTIDDKGSLMGILQALEYLLIKGFAPRRGFYIGLGHDEEVGGYKGAMNIVRVLKQRGVQLSFVLDEGLAVLDGVISGLEGPAALIGISEKGSATVKLSVSMVPGHSSMPPRESSIGILAAAVKRLEENPMPRLFGHGPERGTFEHLAHKFGLPMKFIMSNLWLFAPLLGRVLERKPDTNAFVRTTTAVTMFNAGVKVNIIPSLAEAYVNLRIHSAQSLREVLDLVRSTVGDQRVKLELVDGFDPLPVSSMDETSFGYQIIKKTVLDVFPTVTVAPGICIGNTDSRHFKDLTNDIYRFAPIWFKPGDAQRFHGINERISKKNYEELVVFYFSLIKNCDIQKLPTPHGSIHEL